A window of Pseudomonas alcaliphila JAB1 genomic DNA:
TTTCATCCGGGCTACGCTTAGTCGCGCAGCAGCTCAAGCGGCCCGTTTACACCGGCCAGGTAATCGTCCACGCAGCGCAGCACCAGCTCGCTGCGCCAACGCTCCGGCTGGGCGGCCAGCTCGTCACGGGTCAGCCAGGTGATGCCGCTGATGTCGCTGTCCAGTTCACGTTCAGGGTCATGGCGCACGGGGCGGGCGCTGAAGCACACGCGCTGGTAGGTGACGCCGTTGCTTGGTGCGGTGTAGAGATAGATGCCGAGCAGGGCAGTCAGCTCCACGTCCCAGCCGGTTTCCTCGAGGGTTTCGCGCAGTGCGGCTTCGCGCAGCGATTCGTTGGCTTCAAGGTGTCCGGCCGGCTGGTTGAGCACCATACGGCCAGCCTTGAATTCTTCGACGAACAGAAAACGGCCATTATCTTCGATCACCGTGGCCACGGTGATATGGGGTTGCCACTCCATTTTCGCTTTCTCCGG
This region includes:
- a CDS encoding NUDIX hydrolase, yielding MEWQPHITVATVIEDNGRFLFVEEFKAGRMVLNQPAGHLEANESLREAALRETLEETGWDVELTALLGIYLYTAPSNGVTYQRVCFSARPVRHDPERELDSDISGITWLTRDELAAQPERWRSELVLRCVDDYLAGVNGPLELLRD